The proteins below are encoded in one region of Anopheles stephensi strain Indian unplaced genomic scaffold, UCI_ANSTEP_V1.0 ucontig90, whole genome shotgun sequence:
- the LOC118517274 gene encoding uncharacterized protein C7orf50 homolog gives MGKKNKLSAVHAENVGPAEHAESQDVPSPAKKKSEKHSPAEIESPTETNGTDLNGTKKDKKKKTKELQESDTNSHADGVTVESTGAGAKKSTKKKKNDHEDTAEEGAKHISSNNGAEDVNGSVEGKKSKKKKKNQQPEDAAEEDEQLISFKKPSKKRSAVPPETVDEEDEVPPKVSKADSNAIVAGTTIDQIAGIKLKTKKGKRAKRREKLAAQDEEKRKKSKIKDREEMCKYLECWSTNRDKWKFHKQTQIHIQQHVFDEVEINADLWPIALEYLGGSKGSSKELLVKRAKSIIKDGDAKAAAADGDETLQASSKYERARELLQFLG, from the exons ATGGGTAAAAAGAATAAACTTTCAGCGGTACACGCAGAAAATGTGGGTCCTGCAGAGCACGCAG AGTCGCAAGATGTGCCATCGCCGGCCaagaagaaaagcgaaaagcaTTCACCTGCCGAAATCGAATCACCGacagaaacgaatggaacCGACTTGAACGGAACTAAAAaggacaagaaaaagaaaactaaagaACTGCAAGAGTCCGACACAAATAGTCACGCTGATGGTGTGACGGTGGAATCAACAGGAGCAGGAGCGAAAAAGTctacaaagaaaaagaaaaacgaccaTGAGGATACGGCTGAAGAAGGCGCGAAACACATCTCAAGCAACAACGGTGCTGAGGATGTGAATGGAAGCGTGGAAGGGAAGaaatccaaaaagaaaaagaaaaatcaacagCCGGAAGATGCAGCGGAAGAGGACGAACAGCTcatttcgtttaaaaaaccTAGCAAAAAACGTTCCGCCGTTCCACCGGAAACCGTGGACGAGGAAGACGAAGTACCGCCGAAAGTTTCCAAAGCCGACAGTAACGCCATAGTGGCTGGGACAACGATCGATCAGATCGCTGGCATCAAGTTGAAAactaaaaagggaaaacgggCAAAGAGACGTGAAAAACTCGCGGCGCAGGACGAGGAGAAGCGAAAAAAGTCTAAGATAAAGGATCGGGAAGAGATGTGCAAGTATCTGGAGTGTTGGAGCACCAACCGGGACAAGTGGAAGTTCCACAAGCAGACACAGATTCACATCCAGCAGCACGTGTTTGACGAGGTTGAAATTAATGCCGACTTGTGGCCGATCGCGCTGGAGTATCTGGGTGGATCGAAGGGCAGCAGTAAGGAGCTGTTGGTGAAGCGGGCCAAAAGCATTATAAAGGACGGTGATGCGAAGGCAGCTGCTGCCGATGGCGACGAAACGTTGCAGGCCAGTAGCAAGTACGAGCGTGCGAGGGAACTGTTACAGTTTTTGGGATAA
- the LOC118517275 gene encoding thioredoxin, mitochondrial-like — MAAVQKFLNLRAPLGTFVRGISTGVSRFEIFKVQSPEEFNEKVRNSKDPVIVDFFATWCAPCRMLTPRIETIIGENEGKIKLAKVDIDEHTDLALDYEVASVPVLLAIRNGKVEQRLVGLQDTDKLRTWVQNVVGKTK; from the exons ATGGCAGCGGTACAGAAATTTCTCAACCTGCGCGCACCACTCGGTACCTTCGTCCGTGGCATCAGCACCGGTGTATCGCGGTTCGAAATCTTCAAAGTACAGAGCCCGGAAGAGTTCAACGAAAAGGTCCGCAACAGCAAGGACCCGGTGATAGTGGACTTCTTTGCAAC GTGGTGTGCACCGTGCCGCATGTTAACGCCCCGCATCGAAACAATTATTGGGGAAAATGAGGGCAAAATAAAGCTGGCAAAG GTTGACATCGACGAACACACCGACCTGGCGCTGGACTATGAGGTAGCGTCCGTCCCGGTGCTGCTAGCGATTCGCAATGGCAAAGTGGAGCAGCGTTTGGTCGGTTTGCAGGACACGGACAAGCTGCGAACGTGGGTACAGAACGTGGTGGGAAAGACGAAATGA